In one window of Lewinella sp. 4G2 DNA:
- the recG gene encoding ATP-dependent DNA helicase RecG yields MPTPATSKAGFLDQSLSLLPGVGPAKVKLLGEELQLFTIGDLLHAYPFRYVDRTKFHRIIDIIPNGEAVQVKGTLVTLNTVGEGRGKRMTGRIRDASGAALELVWFRGLHVLSRMYKTGEEYIVYGKVEEFNHRLSITHPEMELAARAGNLDQATFEPVYASTEKLNKRGLDTRGRRKLIRNVFDRLQPADLQEILPLPLVQGLRLMDRAQALRNLHLPPDQAALDGAVRRMKFEELFLLQLRLLQLKLVREHKIAGYTFGSIGPIFRKFYDEKIPFELTGAQKRVLKEIRADLGRGVQMNRLLQGDVGSGKTMVGLMTMLMALDNGFQACMMAPTEILAYQHYEGITEYLEGMDLRVAFLSGSVKGKARRELLEQLAAGEIDILLGTHALIEPTVVFKNLGIAIIDEQHRFGVKQRAKLWVKNKPYPPHVLVMTATPIPRTLAMTAYGDLDVSVIDELPPGRTPIKTVHFTEHRRERVFGRIREEIAKGRQAYVVYPLIEENEKLDLLALEEAYDEMIQRFAPPDYQISIVHGKMKPENKDFEMQRFKNGETQIMMATTVIEVGVNVPNATIMVIVHTERFGLSQLHQLRGRVGRGAKESFCILLSSVKLSKESRTRIETMVGTTDGFKIAEADLRLRGPGMLDGTQQSGVLQMRLADLAQDGVILNVARDKAKEILEADPKLERPEHQRLAAHLDRYMRAVKGWGRIS; encoded by the coding sequence GTGCCCACCCCCGCCACCTCCAAGGCCGGTTTCCTCGATCAATCCCTCTCCCTCCTGCCGGGTGTCGGCCCCGCAAAGGTTAAGCTTCTCGGGGAGGAACTCCAGTTGTTCACCATCGGTGACCTCCTCCACGCCTACCCGTTTCGGTACGTGGACCGCACGAAGTTCCACCGCATCATCGACATCATCCCCAACGGCGAAGCCGTCCAGGTGAAGGGGACTTTGGTCACGCTCAATACCGTCGGCGAAGGGCGGGGTAAACGTATGACGGGGCGCATCCGCGATGCCTCCGGGGCGGCCCTCGAGCTCGTCTGGTTCCGCGGCCTCCACGTGCTCTCGCGCATGTACAAGACCGGCGAGGAATACATCGTCTACGGCAAGGTCGAGGAATTCAACCACCGCCTCAGCATCACCCACCCCGAGATGGAACTCGCCGCCCGCGCCGGCAATCTGGACCAGGCCACCTTCGAGCCCGTCTACGCCAGCACGGAAAAACTCAACAAGCGGGGGCTTGACACCAGGGGGCGGCGCAAGCTCATTCGCAACGTCTTCGACCGCTTGCAGCCCGCCGATTTGCAGGAAATTTTGCCGCTGCCGCTGGTGCAGGGTTTACGACTGATGGACCGGGCCCAGGCCCTGAGAAATCTCCATTTACCTCCGGACCAAGCCGCCCTGGACGGGGCCGTCCGCCGGATGAAATTTGAAGAACTCTTCCTGCTTCAGTTGCGACTGCTGCAGTTGAAACTTGTCCGGGAACACAAGATCGCCGGCTACACCTTCGGCAGTATCGGCCCCATTTTCCGGAAGTTCTACGACGAAAAGATCCCCTTCGAACTAACGGGTGCCCAGAAAAGGGTACTCAAAGAAATTAGGGCCGACCTCGGCCGCGGCGTCCAGATGAACCGCCTCCTCCAGGGCGACGTCGGCTCCGGCAAAACCATGGTCGGCCTCATGACGATGCTGATGGCCCTCGACAACGGCTTCCAGGCCTGCATGATGGCGCCCACCGAGATCCTGGCCTATCAGCACTACGAAGGCATCACCGAATACCTGGAGGGGATGGACCTGCGGGTAGCCTTCCTCTCCGGCAGCGTCAAGGGGAAAGCCCGCCGCGAACTCCTGGAACAACTCGCCGCGGGGGAGATCGACATCCTGCTCGGCACCCACGCCCTCATCGAGCCGACGGTCGTCTTCAAAAACCTGGGGATCGCCATCATCGACGAGCAGCACCGCTTCGGCGTCAAGCAACGGGCCAAACTCTGGGTGAAGAACAAGCCCTACCCACCTCACGTGCTGGTGATGACGGCCACACCCATCCCCCGCACCCTCGCCATGACGGCCTACGGTGACCTGGACGTCTCCGTCATCGACGAACTGCCCCCGGGCCGGACGCCGATCAAGACCGTCCACTTCACCGAGCACCGGCGAGAGCGCGTCTTTGGCCGCATCCGCGAAGAGATCGCCAAGGGCAGGCAGGCCTACGTCGTCTATCCCCTCATCGAAGAGAACGAAAAGCTCGACCTCCTGGCCCTCGAGGAAGCGTACGACGAAATGATCCAGCGCTTTGCGCCGCCGGATTACCAGATTAGCATCGTCCACGGTAAGATGAAGCCCGAGAACAAGGACTTCGAGATGCAGCGCTTCAAGAACGGGGAGACGCAGATCATGATGGCCACCACGGTGATCGAGGTTGGCGTCAACGTACCGAACGCCACCATCATGGTGATCGTCCACACCGAGCGGTTTGGCCTCAGCCAGCTCCACCAGTTGCGCGGCCGGGTGGGCCGGGGGGCGAAGGAATCCTTCTGCATCCTTCTCTCCAGCGTCAAACTGAGCAAGGAAAGCCGCACCCGCATCGAAACGATGGTCGGTACGACGGATGGCTTCAAGATCGCCGAGGCCGACCTCCGCCTCCGCGGCCCGGGCATGCTGGATGGTACCCAACAATCAGGCGTCCTCCAAATGCGCCTGGCCGATCTGGCCCAGGACGGGGTGATCCTCAACGTAGCCCGCGATAAAGCCAAGGAAATACTAGAGGCCGACCCCAAACTAGAACGGCCGGAACACCAGCGCCTGGCCGCTCATCTGGATCGGTACATGCGCGCGGTGAAGGGGTGGGGGAGGATTTCTTAG
- a CDS encoding 5-(carboxyamino)imidazole ribonucleotide synthase, giving the protein MSSPKLGILGGGQLGKMLCQAGADWHLPIHVLDKNDGFPAAPYATVFTEGDFRNKEDALAFGRGLDVVTIEIEHINTDALRALEAEGVKVYPQSDKVDLIKDKGLQKQFYADRDIATTPFTLYDDAAGVRRAVENGDWSFPFVQKSRTGGYDGQGVAVFRNQEDLDGKLIDAPCLVEAMADIDKELAVIVARSPSGEISVFPTVEMEFHPTANLVEFLICPAAIDGDTNARAAALARKVVAEMEIVGLLAVELFLTKDGQILVNEVAPRPHNSGHHTIEACMTSQYEQHLRAILDLPLGPTDLLRPAAMINLLGAEGHTGPAVYDGWEKLLAIPEVYPHLYGKEETRPFRKMGHITALGDTVAQAKERAVRARAACRVITK; this is encoded by the coding sequence ATGTCCTCCCCAAAACTAGGCATCCTCGGCGGTGGCCAACTCGGTAAAATGCTGTGCCAGGCCGGCGCGGATTGGCACCTTCCCATCCACGTGCTCGACAAGAACGACGGCTTCCCCGCCGCGCCCTACGCTACCGTCTTCACGGAAGGTGACTTCCGCAACAAGGAAGACGCCCTGGCATTTGGCCGTGGCCTCGACGTTGTCACCATCGAGATCGAACACATCAATACGGATGCGCTGCGGGCGCTCGAAGCGGAGGGCGTCAAGGTTTACCCTCAATCCGATAAGGTGGACCTGATCAAGGACAAGGGACTGCAGAAACAATTCTACGCGGACCGCGACATCGCCACCACCCCCTTCACCCTCTACGATGATGCCGCGGGTGTGCGCCGGGCCGTGGAGAACGGCGACTGGTCCTTCCCCTTCGTCCAGAAATCTCGCACGGGTGGGTACGATGGGCAAGGCGTTGCCGTCTTCCGCAACCAGGAGGACCTGGACGGCAAGTTGATCGACGCCCCCTGCCTCGTGGAGGCCATGGCCGACATTGATAAGGAACTGGCCGTCATCGTCGCCCGCTCCCCCTCCGGAGAGATCTCCGTTTTCCCGACGGTAGAGATGGAGTTCCACCCCACGGCCAACCTCGTCGAATTCCTGATCTGCCCCGCCGCCATCGACGGAGACACCAACGCCCGCGCCGCCGCCCTGGCGCGCAAGGTCGTTGCCGAAATGGAGATCGTCGGCCTCCTCGCCGTCGAATTATTCCTCACGAAGGACGGGCAGATCCTCGTCAACGAAGTCGCGCCGCGGCCCCACAACTCCGGCCACCACACCATTGAGGCCTGCATGACGAGCCAGTACGAGCAACACCTACGCGCCATCCTCGACCTCCCCCTCGGCCCCACGGATCTCCTCCGCCCCGCCGCCATGATCAACCTCCTCGGCGCCGAAGGCCACACCGGTCCCGCGGTCTACGATGGCTGGGAAAAACTCCTCGCCATCCCCGAAGTCTACCCCCACCTCTACGGAAAGGAGGAGACCCGCCCCTTCCGTAAAATGGGCCACATCACGGCCCTCGGCGACACGGTGGCACAGGCGAAAGAACGGGCGGTGCGGGCGCGCGCGGCTTGTCGGGTGATTACAAAGTGA
- a CDS encoding DUF4230 domain-containing protein, which translates to MKTALIILLSFLLGAAAFYAFALPQDAEIKDEGTVLLEQVRKVSKLVTVEGDVNELFSRTQTRNVTLYLPLPAKFSFDKQASVEVTGKILVGYDLQKMDVAIDDAAKTITLSNLPEPEILAIDHDIVYRDLNESWFNAFTAEDYSALNKAAKDKLRADALQSRLMDEARAQGAAVLETIAFLAGGAGYVVVLDAGAVSQER; encoded by the coding sequence ATGAAAACCGCCCTAATCATCCTCCTCTCCTTTCTCCTGGGCGCCGCCGCCTTCTACGCTTTTGCGCTGCCGCAGGATGCCGAGATAAAGGACGAGGGGACGGTACTGTTGGAACAAGTCCGCAAAGTCAGTAAGTTAGTGACGGTGGAGGGCGACGTCAATGAATTGTTCAGCCGCACGCAGACGCGTAACGTAACGCTCTACCTCCCGCTACCGGCAAAGTTCAGTTTCGACAAACAAGCGTCGGTGGAAGTGACGGGCAAGATCCTCGTGGGCTACGACCTCCAAAAAATGGACGTGGCCATCGACGATGCCGCAAAGACCATCACCCTCAGCAACCTCCCCGAACCGGAGATCCTGGCCATCGACCACGACATCGTGTACCGCGACCTCAACGAAAGCTGGTTCAACGCCTTCACGGCCGAGGACTACTCCGCCCTCAACAAGGCCGCCAAGGACAAACTCCGCGCCGACGCCCTCCAGAGCCGCTTAATGGACGAGGCGAGGGCGCAAGGCGCGGCGGTGTTGGAGACGATCGCGTTTTTGGCTGGGGGGGCTGGGTATGTGGTGGTGTTGGATGCTGGGGCGGTTTCGCAGGAGAGGTAG
- a CDS encoding DUF3108 domain-containing protein: MSKMLSIAVFLALFLFGGGSLASATGYGFGLNPAFYSPTSPAPARAPNWHPPMNVQDACDTDNDTFLAGEKITYKLYYNWNFVWLSAGEVVFQVNELPEFYHITVTGTTYESYEWFYKVRDRYESYIDKETLLPAIHIKDVQEGGYLRYDRTTFDQIDHKAVSARGRTRDDLKSETIDFDGCMHDLISTMYWARNLKYEDMQVNQEIPIKIMMDRKIYPLQVKYLGARKGTDVKGVGQFNTREFSPQLIAGDVFKEGDEMKIFVTDDQNKIPVLIESPVVVGSVKAVLHKYEGLMYPVTAKVK; the protein is encoded by the coding sequence ATGTCTAAAATGCTATCCATCGCTGTTTTTTTGGCCCTTTTCCTGTTTGGAGGTGGGTCTTTGGCGTCCGCGACGGGCTATGGTTTTGGGCTCAATCCGGCGTTTTACTCTCCCACTTCCCCCGCACCCGCGCGAGCGCCCAACTGGCATCCGCCGATGAACGTGCAGGACGCTTGCGATACGGATAACGATACTTTTTTGGCCGGCGAAAAGATCACCTACAAGCTCTACTACAACTGGAATTTTGTGTGGCTGAGCGCGGGCGAGGTCGTCTTCCAGGTGAACGAACTGCCCGAATTTTACCACATCACGGTGACGGGCACGACCTACGAAAGCTACGAGTGGTTTTACAAGGTGCGCGACCGCTACGAGAGCTACATCGACAAGGAAACGCTGCTGCCGGCCATCCACATCAAGGACGTGCAGGAGGGCGGCTACCTGCGCTACGACCGCACGACTTTTGACCAGATCGACCACAAAGCCGTCAGCGCCCGCGGCCGGACGCGCGACGATTTGAAGAGCGAAACCATTGATTTTGACGGCTGCATGCACGACCTCATTTCCACCATGTACTGGGCGCGCAACCTGAAGTACGAGGACATGCAAGTCAACCAGGAAATCCCCATCAAGATCATGATGGACCGCAAGATCTACCCCCTCCAGGTCAAGTACCTCGGCGCGCGCAAGGGCACGGACGTGAAGGGCGTCGGCCAATTCAACACCCGCGAATTCAGCCCCCAACTCATTGCCGGCGACGTCTTCAAAGAAGGCGACGAAATGAAAATCTTCGTAACGGACGACCAGAACAAGATCCCCGTCCTCATCGAATCACCCGTGGTGGTGGGCAGCGTGAAGGCGGTGCTGCACAAGTATGAGGGTTTGATGTACCCCGTTACCGCGAAAGTTAAGTAG
- a CDS encoding lysylphosphatidylglycerol synthase domain-containing protein, translated as MTKGPNKSFSSSWKWWALRLLGVAIFAAFVYHLWRLTATLDWSVFAENLMRPERLVFLLFVLALMPVNWWLEARKWHPLINAFLNYPFRRTWRTVIAGVSLSAATPNRIGEIGGRMTVATKEEWPAVVASSVLGSACQWVAFLLIAWPGLMWTAGDLLQGKISFPVQWLWPLGPALLALGFFLGKPAFSGLLRYLNGRWGYDTTQLDYGLTKVKSGLMYRACGYACLRFVVYCTQLYLLLRFFGLALPLLKTLAGISGIYLVQAGIPMPPGANLVTRTELGLLLWGDAPDVAAATVLAFATLFVVNVLLPALPGYWLIVERNDSI; from the coding sequence TTGACGAAAGGGCCAAATAAAAGTTTTAGTTCCTCCTGGAAGTGGTGGGCCCTGCGCCTATTGGGAGTCGCTATTTTCGCCGCCTTCGTCTACCACTTATGGCGCTTGACGGCAACGCTGGATTGGTCCGTTTTCGCCGAAAACCTGATGCGGCCGGAGCGCCTCGTTTTCCTGTTGTTCGTCCTGGCCCTGATGCCCGTCAACTGGTGGCTGGAGGCCCGCAAGTGGCACCCGCTCATCAACGCTTTCCTGAATTACCCCTTCCGCCGGACGTGGCGGACGGTCATCGCCGGCGTCAGCCTCAGCGCGGCGACGCCCAACCGGATCGGGGAGATCGGCGGGCGGATGACGGTAGCTACCAAGGAGGAATGGCCGGCCGTCGTCGCCAGCTCCGTCCTCGGCAGTGCCTGCCAGTGGGTGGCCTTCCTGCTGATCGCCTGGCCGGGCCTGATGTGGACGGCCGGCGACCTCCTCCAGGGTAAGATCAGCTTCCCCGTGCAGTGGCTCTGGCCGCTCGGCCCGGCGCTGCTGGCCCTCGGTTTCTTCCTGGGTAAACCAGCCTTTTCCGGTCTCCTGCGTTATTTGAACGGTCGCTGGGGTTACGACACTACCCAACTGGATTACGGCCTGACCAAGGTTAAAAGCGGGTTAATGTACCGTGCCTGTGGCTACGCCTGCCTGCGTTTCGTCGTTTACTGTACGCAACTCTATTTACTGCTGCGGTTCTTCGGTTTGGCCCTGCCCCTACTGAAAACACTCGCCGGCATCAGTGGTATCTACCTCGTGCAGGCGGGTATCCCAATGCCCCCGGGCGCCAATTTGGTGACGCGGACGGAACTCGGCCTCTTACTCTGGGGGGATGCCCCGGATGTTGCGGCGGCTACGGTGCTGGCCTTTGCGACGCTGTTCGTCGTTAATGTTTTGTTGCCGGCGTTACCTGGGTACTGGTTGATCGTCGAAAGGAATGACAGTATTTAG
- the ruvC gene encoding crossover junction endodeoxyribonuclease RuvC, which translates to MAKKKKPDVAPYRILGIDPGTVELGFAVIEIHPRSKRILELGTLKLAQFKDHAKRLALIHRRLTQVIGTHTPVAMAIESPFFGKNPQSMLKLGRAQGVCMAAAMNLNVQVTEYAPRKIKQSIAGNGNASKEQVAKMLENEFDLDTSRIKNDATDALGAALCHYYATRGPLGGGTSFKGWEGFLAANKDRVKG; encoded by the coding sequence ATGGCAAAAAAGAAAAAACCGGACGTCGCTCCCTACCGCATCCTCGGCATTGACCCGGGGACGGTCGAGTTGGGTTTTGCCGTGATTGAGATCCACCCACGGTCCAAGCGGATTTTGGAGTTGGGGACGCTCAAGCTCGCTCAGTTTAAGGACCACGCTAAACGGCTGGCCCTCATCCACCGGCGGCTCACGCAGGTGATCGGGACGCACACGCCCGTGGCGATGGCCATCGAGAGCCCCTTCTTCGGGAAGAACCCGCAATCCATGCTCAAGCTGGGCCGCGCCCAGGGCGTCTGCATGGCCGCCGCGATGAACCTCAACGTGCAGGTGACGGAATATGCGCCGCGGAAGATCAAGCAGTCCATCGCCGGCAACGGTAACGCCAGTAAGGAGCAGGTTGCTAAAATGCTAGAGAACGAGTTCGACCTCGATACCAGCCGCATTAAAAACGACGCCACGGATGCGCTCGGGGCGGCGCTTTGCCATTACTACGCTACGCGCGGGCCGTTGGGTGGCGGGACGAGTTTTAAAGGTTGGGAAGGGTTTTTGGCGGCTAATAAGGATAGGGTGAAGGGGTAG
- a CDS encoding ABC transporter ATP-binding protein has protein sequence MELKITNLEKTYANGVHAINNCNLTIPRGMFGLLGPNGAGKSSLMRTIATLQEADSGSITLGDIDVLKDKDAIRRVLGYLPQEFGVYPKVSAENMLDHVATLKGITNRKERKETVAFLLERVNLLDKRKNNLGTFSGGMKQRFGIAQALLGNPQLIIVDEPTAGLDPTERNRFHNLLSEIGENTIVILSTHIVEDVTNLCNEMAIIRAGQVIATGQPGALVNEMQGRIWSKLIDKADLYRYEAELQVISTRLKGGRTQIHVYADTQPDATFDAVQADLEDVYFTRIAGGAVPA, from the coding sequence ATGGAACTCAAGATCACCAACTTAGAAAAGACCTACGCCAACGGCGTCCACGCCATCAACAACTGTAACCTGACGATCCCGCGGGGGATGTTCGGGCTACTCGGGCCCAACGGCGCGGGCAAATCCAGCCTCATGCGGACGATCGCTACCCTGCAGGAAGCCGACTCCGGTAGCATCACCCTGGGCGACATCGACGTGCTGAAGGACAAGGACGCCATCCGCCGCGTCCTCGGTTATTTGCCGCAGGAGTTCGGGGTCTACCCGAAGGTCTCCGCGGAAAATATGCTCGATCACGTCGCTACCCTTAAGGGCATCACCAACCGGAAGGAGCGGAAGGAAACCGTCGCCTTTCTGCTGGAGCGCGTCAACTTGCTCGATAAACGGAAGAACAACCTCGGCACCTTTTCCGGGGGCATGAAGCAACGCTTCGGCATCGCCCAGGCCCTCCTCGGCAACCCCCAACTCATCATCGTCGACGAGCCGACGGCCGGCCTGGACCCGACGGAACGCAACCGCTTCCACAACCTCCTTAGCGAAATCGGGGAGAACACCATCGTTATCCTCAGTACCCACATCGTGGAGGACGTCACCAACCTCTGCAACGAGATGGCCATCATCCGCGCCGGGCAGGTGATCGCTACCGGGCAGCCGGGCGCCCTCGTCAACGAAATGCAGGGCCGCATCTGGAGCAAGCTCATCGACAAGGCGGATCTGTACCGCTACGAAGCCGAATTGCAGGTCATTTCTACCCGCCTCAAGGGAGGCCGGACGCAGATCCACGTCTACGCCGATACGCAGCCCGACGCCACTTTTGATGCCGTGCAGGCCGACCTGGAGGACGTCTACTTCACCCGCATCGCCGGTGGCGCCGTCCCCGCCTAA